The sequence below is a genomic window from Silene latifolia isolate original U9 population chromosome 7, ASM4854445v1, whole genome shotgun sequence.
CTTTTTCTATTTACAATTACCCTCTTAAGTTGAgtattattttgaatttattagtTTTGTTTGAATCCATTTTTTGATGTTGAGAACAACTTAGTAATTTGCGTGAAATTACATTTTGGAGGAGACATTTGactcttttttttcaaatttcgtAACGTGTCTGCTATTGGTCATCCCCAGTGGAGGTTACACCGCAGGATGCGACAGAAAAGTCATTCGACTTACCACTTACTTTTTGGTCTACCGCTGAAGTAGATGAGGCCTTTCGTTGGGGTGCGGTTCAAGATAAAGGGCGTCTGAACTGGTGAGGTTGCAAAGTGAGACCCGGGAAAGTGAATGATGTGGACTGATGAACAATTTGGAAATGAAGACGAGGATATTGTGAAGATAATGATGCAAAGCAaataatcttgttgttgttggaaAGCATGTGGTGGATGATTTGGTGGAGAATGTGGTGGACAATGCGGTTGAGACTGCGATTGAGGACGGGGCAGTGAAGGATCATGGAGGTAATCATTTATAGCTTTGATATTCATTTCCTttagaaatttttgaaattacactttttgttgtaaaaattacacttttcgttGTTAGAATTACAGTATATACCATTACACTTTTTTCGTTAACTTAACACTTTTCATTTTTAAAATTAcgctttttgttgttagaattacagtttctgttattagaattacactttttaccattacagttacacttatttatatagtATTGAAATAACACTTTtggttgttagaattatacttttcgttgttagaattacagtttctaccattacactttatttgttgttagaattacagtttctgttattagaattatactttttagcaTTACAGTTACACTTCTTTATATAGTACTGAAATTTTAGCATTACAGTTACACTttttagaattatactttttagtattacaaaaataaatttaCTAAGAGTCACTATTGTTCATCTGCAGTTGAAGTTAACGTGCAGGATTCTCCAGTAAAGTCACTCGAGTTTACGTGCACTGTATATTCCACTGCAGAGTTAGATGCAGCTTTTCGTTGTGCTTCAGTTCAAGAGAAAGGGGAGCCTCGAGATCGGGCGAGGTTGCGCAATTTGTAGATGCTTGTGGGCAACGCATGTGGAGATCCCTGTCCCAGAACCGTACGTGCCCTATAGTGATCTAAGCTACCATCCATTTCTACTTCACTCGTCCGAGGTCTTACCCTGCATGGAGCACGTCATTGAGAACCTTGGTTGTTCGATAGACTGCGGTGCACCTGCTCCTGATCAGAAGATCGTCACGTTTGTATCGGACTGGAGTAACCATACCCTTGACCCGGTGTTCAGTAGGAGGAAAGATGTGATTGATTATGTGTTTAATGAATCAGATGCGTTTGACAAATTGTGAGTAATTGATGCATTTTGTTCTTATAAATGGTTATGTATATATTGAGATTgtttttgctaattaaatattgaTTTTGCAGGGAACATTTGGTAACATTTAACGAGTTTTGGTTCATAACCCGGGAAGACATTGTCACTCTGAGGCCCACACAGCAAATTATGACTAGTGTAATTGATGGTTGGTGCCTACTTCTCAACCATATCATGAAGCCTACAGCTGTATCCCGTTGTTTCTTCGGCATGAGTCACACAGTAAGTCATTCTTCTGTTAATTAAATTTGTGTTGCAGGTTAATTGCTACATTATGGTTCGGAACAATTCTGTGTTAAAatataattacacttttctctacaAAAATTTGACTTTTGTGTGTCTTTGAAATGATGAGTCTTTCGTGTTCTGATTACATTGTCTTTACATATTGCTGAAATTACACATtttctttgttaaaattacactttttgttgttagaattacagtttttatCATTACATTTATATATTGATGAAATTACGcttttggttgttaaaattacactttttgttgttagaattacacttctcATAATCACAGTTATATATTGCTGGAATTACACTTTcggttgttagaattacactttttgtgcttagaattacactttctaTCATTACAGTTATGTAGCTACTAATGTCATTACAGTTGCACTTttggttgttagaattacacttttggtaTTTATCAACCTTTTCTGACAACATCATCTTTCTTATCGCAACATTAGGACTGGGCGCGGTATATTTGGAAGGACAAGAAGAAAGGAAAAGTGTTGAATAAAGATGAAGATGTTTTCGGTGGATGGGACAGTTGGGCTGATATGTTGAGTTCTTCACCATTTCAGCTTGACTCAGATATGGTGAGTTCTTCATATTTCAAGATAGGGCATGTGTAGCATTATCCTGCACAATGTTTCGCTAaacattacatatatatgttcagaTCTTTCTCCCTGTATTATCTGGTGATGGTGATCATTACAGCTGTGTGTGCATTAACTTCTTAACCGAGCAAATTGAGTACCTTGACAACCGTAAGTATGATGAAGACTTAGAAAAGCTGCCTTATGGTGGGATTGCACTTATTACGGTAATTTTGCTATAAAGTACTCAATTTTGAGAATTCAATTTTTTCCAAAGAACTGTCTACCTAACACACTTACACGGTTGTATATGCATATATCAGGTTGCGTTAATGGGGAAATATTTGGTGAGTAAAGGACTGTCTAAAGGCTCAAAGGTCGCTGATTTTAAGCTCGTTAACATTCAATTCAGTTGGCAAAAAGTTGGTTATTCGAGAAATGACTGTGGTGTTTATTTGATGCTTACAATGATGTTTTATTTTGGGAACCTGTTTGAATGTGGCCTTGGGAAGACTGTGAATATGAACCTGTTTCGTGCTGAGATTGCGGCAACCCTTGTCCTATGTGACATAAACAAGGAAAGGGAAGATGTATTACGTCGTGTTGATGCTTTCAAAGAGGTTGCTTCTCATCCACTGACTATCAACTTGGATGCCAATAAGAGAAAACGATTCCGATATTGGGGCTAGCGGCAGCAAGCATGTCGATGCTTCGATGATCTTTGAAGAGCTCGCCCGGTAGTTACGCCCGTTAGTATGCGGCCACCTTCGGCCAAAAACTATCTCAGAAAGAGCCACCCTCGTGGGAAGGGGATGGGTCACTGTTCACTTGATTGGCGTAGTGGTGGTGGCAAGACTCAAGTGGTGTCCAAGCTTCTCAAGAACAACCAAAGTTTGATAAAGGATATTAAAACGTTCAGAAAGCATGTTGCTGACTACTGCTTGGTGGATGACCAAAATTTCGATGATGGGTCAGTTTTCATGAATTTCACCTAGTTTTGATTTAATTGTTAAAATTGCACCTTTGAtttttaaaattacacaaactgttgttagaattacagtttatgttaatagaattacactttttaccgttagaattacacttttttatattgtgctgaaattacacttttgattgttaaaattatacttttgtgtaatagaattatactttttaatatTACTGTTATACTTATTCATATAGTGTGGTTGAAGTTACAACCAAAGTTTGATAAAGGATATTTTTTGGGCCAGTTGGGTGGATGTCCAAAATTTTCGACGATGGGTCTGTTTTCATGAATTTCACCTACTGTAAATGATGCTATCTGAAAATGTCAATTTTTCACTCATGTCAATTTTTCACTCAGTATTGTTTTATGTTATTACGTTCGCAGTGAGCAATTAGTTTGGTACACTAGGCACGCTCAGCTACAGCGGAAGGACCTAATGTCTCTATGGATAGACCAATGACGTGGAATGTGATCGAGTGTTGGTCGATATTGCTGAACCAGTTAGAGAAGGAGGAATACGGTAAAGAGGCAAGGATGGCATTTCTCGGTATCAGGCACATGGTAATTAAAGTTACTCTTATATAGTTTATTTATACGTGCTTTAGTCATTCAACTTTTGTGATACAGTTACGCTTTATAAGCAGTCATTTTTTCTTATTAGAGTTATACTTTCACTTAAAGGTGTTACTTATAGTTAATTGTCACTGTTTGCTTGTTTAGGAGACGTTGCTTGTATTGTTGGGTACTTTTGAGCAGCAGGGCATAGGCACACAGCAGGAGAACCTGGTTGATAAACTGTACAACTTGTGGGACACCTTCATCGTCGACAGTAATCGAACTGCTGACATGAATACAGATTTACTCTTTGTCCCATTCAACATCAGCGACCATTGGGCATGTGTATGTATCAACTCCAGAGCACGGACCATTGACTTGCTTGACCACATGCATGCGATTTGGACAGATCACTCATGGGAAAGGCGACTCGTTTAATTGTACGTTGTCCTCCCAATCTTGCCACCTGAAACCTGTTAATATAATAATCTTTTTAACGGTCGTTCAAATATTTTCAGGGAAGTTTAATGAGCGACTACTTAGACTCAAGAAAATTTGACAAAGGAAAAGAGATTGTCAATTTTCTGATCCCGATACCGTTTAGTGGTGTCTCAAGTGTTCTCAACATTCCAGTCCTGGTCTGTTCACCATGATGGCGATGCTATTGTACGAGGGTGTTTCATTTGAGCATCCGGACATGGAAAGGAAGGTTGCAAGGCGTTATTTGGTGATACTGACTAGTGGCAACACTTGTACTAGCCGACATGAACATTATACGACCATTGCGGAGGAAGAAGGTGGAGACCTTTATTGTTAGCAAAGACAAGTTATTCCAAGATTTGCAAAGCAAGCGTAGGACGAACAAGGGtggcaaaaaaaaataacaagtgTTAGTTTGACAATTTAATTTTGAATGATGCTCTGTATGAAATTATGTTGTTGATAGCTAGCATCATGTGACAGTTAATTAGCTGTAACAATGTAAGTAGGATCATTTTCTGACTTTGAACTTTGTACTTATTTTGGCGTTTTCTGCCTTTAATGAAGATAAGATGTTACTTCAAAGT
It includes:
- the LOC141590486 gene encoding uncharacterized protein LOC141590486, whose translation is MEHVIENLGCSIDCGAPAPDQKIVTFVSDWSNHTLDPVFSRRKDVIDYVFNESDAFDKLEHLVTFNEFWFITREDIVTLRPTQQIMTSVIDGWCLLLNHIMKPTAVSRCFFGMSHTDWARYIWKDKKKGKVLNKDEDVFGGWDSWADMLSSSPFQLDSDMIFLPVLSGDGDHYSCVCINFLTEQIEYLDNRKYDEDLEKLPYGGIALITVALMGKYLVSKGLSKGSKVADFKLVNIQFSWQKVGYSRNDCGVYLMLTMMFYFGNLFECGLGKTVNMNLFRAEIAATLVLCDINKEREDVLRRVDAFKEVASHPLTINLDANKRKRFRYWG